One part of the Humulus lupulus chromosome 9, drHumLupu1.1, whole genome shotgun sequence genome encodes these proteins:
- the LOC133800925 gene encoding putative pentatricopeptide repeat-containing protein At2g02150, with the protein MKPTEAALAFFFFIFLFFMRMLFFLRNNLITVAPRASIRVSPFSPVLHYYPPNSNFLPALSSNRCIVACPLVFFTSFLLVIRLPFSTKSNPSSFLEDLDKENLRNIIEQDRWNDPKIVTLFDSAVAPIWVPKFLVELKEYPILALKLFKWVGSRTGFCHTTESYCILVHILFCARMYLDANKSLRELVSLSRVLPGCDVFDVLWSTRNVCVPGFGVFDALFSVLVELGMLEEANQCFLRMRRFKVLPKTRSCNAFLHRLSKSVKADLSRKFFKDMLGAGINPSVFTYNIMINYMCKEGDMESARSIFAEMKQRGLMPDIVTYNSLIDGVGKAGKLEEAVCLYEEMKYVGCEPDVITFNALINSFCKLEKLPRALEYLHEMKNHGLRPNVVTYSTLIDAFCKEGMMQEALKFFVDMRRVGLCPNEYTYTSLVDANCKAGNLTEALKLTNEMLNAEMKLNIVSYSVLLNGLCEDGKIEEAEEVFMEMLNAGLAPNLPIYSALVHGYIKAKNMEKAMDILKEMKEKNIKPDLLLYGTIIWGLCSQSKLDASELVVNEMKSSGLSANHYIYTTLMDSYFKAGKTTKALSLLQEMHDCGIEVNVVTYCALIDGLCKNGLVQEATNYFARMVETGLRPNVAVYTALMDGFCKNNCIEAAEKLFDEMLEKGIIPDRAAFTTLIDGNLKHGNLQEALNLRDRMIEMGMELDLHAYTSLIWGFSECGQVQQAKVWLDEMAEKGIFPDEILCVCLLRKYHDLGNVVEAAELQNELVKRGLIKGTSNYTVPDAKT; encoded by the coding sequence ATGAAGCCAACTGAAGCTGCTCttgctttctttttcttcataTTCCTCTTCTTTATGAGGATGCTTTTCTTTCTGCGCAATAATCTCATCACCGTGGCTCCCAGAGCTTCAATTCGAGTAAGCCCTTTCTCTCCAGTCCTTCATTATTATCCTCCTAATTCCAATTTTCTTCCAGCATTATCATCGAACCGTTGTATTGTAGCTTGTCCTTTGGTTTTTTTCACCAGTTTTCTACTTGTCATTCGTTTACCCTTTTCAACTAAATCGAACCCTAGTTCTTTCCTTGAAGATTTAGATAAGGAGAACTTGCGTAATATCATTGAACAAGACCGCTGGAACGATCCTAAGATCGTTACCTTGTTTGATTCGGCTGTGGCGCCCATTTGGGTTCCTAAGTTTTTGGTTGAATTGAAAGAATACCCAATTTTGGCCTTGAAATTGTTCAAATGGGTTGGAAGCCGAACTGGGTTTTGCCACACTACTGAGTCTTATTGCATTTTGGTTCACATTCTCTTTTGTGCGAGAATGTATCTTGATGCCAATAAGAGTTTAAGAGAGCTGGTCTCCTTGAGCCGGGTTTTGCCTGGTTGTGATGTTTTTGATGTGTTGTGGTCTACAAGGAATGTTTGTGTTCCGGGATTTGGAGTTTTTGATGCCTTGTTTAGTGTTTTGGTTGAGTTGGGAATGCTTGAGGAAGCAAACCAGTGCTTTTTGAGGATGAGGAGATTTAAGGTTTTGCCAAAAACTCGGTCCTGTAATGCATTTTTGCATAGGCTTTCAAAGTCAGTAAAGGCCGACTTATCAAGGAAGTTCTTCAAGGACATGCTTGGGGCTGGGATTAACCCTTCAGTTTTCACATATAATATAATGATTAATTATATGTGCAAAGAAGGGGATATGGAGAGTGCTAGAAGTATTTTTGCAGAAATGAAACAGAGGGGCCTGATGCCCGATATTGTGACATATAATTCTCTTATAGATGGGGTTGGAAAGGCTGGGAAGTTAGAGGAAGCAGTTTGCTTATATGAAGAAATGAAATATGTAGGTTGTGAGCCTGATGTAATAACTTTCAATGCTTTGATTAATAGTTTTTGTAAATTGGAAAAACTCCCTCGAGCTTTGGAGTATCTCCATGAGATGAAGAATCATGGGTTGAGACCGAATGTTGTGACTTATAGCACACTAATTGATGCCTTTTGTAAAGAAGGCATGATGCAAGAAGCACTTAAATTTTTTGTGGACATGAGACGAGTTGGTCTGTGTCCTAATGAATATACCTATACTTCTTTGGTTGATGCAAATTGTAAAGCAGGTAATTTAACTGAAGCGTTGAAGCTGACAAATGAGATGTTAAATGCAGAAATGAagttgaatattgttagttattCAGTTTTATTGAATGGCCTTTGTGAGGATGGAAAGATAGAGGAAGCAGAAGAAGTCTTTATGGAAATGCTGAATGCTGGATTAGCTCCTAACTTGCCAATTTATTCTGCCCTTGTTCATGGGTATATTAAGGCTAAGAATATGGAGAAAGCTATGGATATATTGAAAGAAATGAAGGAGAAAAATATCAAACCTGATTTGTTATTATATGGAACAATTATTTGGGGTTTGTGCAGCCAAAGTAAGCTTGACGCATCTGAGCTTGTGGTCAATGAAATGAAGAGTTCTGGTCTAAGTGCAAATCATTACATATATACCACTCTTATGGATTCGTATTTTAAGGCAGGAAAAACTACGAAGGCACTCTCTCTTTTGCAAGAAATGCATGACTGCGGAATTGAAGTGAATGTTGTAACTTATTGTGCATTAATTGATGGTTTGTGCAAAAATGGTTTGGTGCAGGAGGCAACTAACTATTTTGCTAGGATGGTTGAAACTGGTTTGCGACCTAATGTTGCAGTCTATACAGCCTTAATGGACGGGTTTTGTAAAAATAATTGCATTGAGGCAGCTGAGAAGCTGTTCGATGAAATGCTAGAAAAGGGTATAATTCCTGATAGAGCTGCATTCACCACTCTAATTGATGGAAACTTGAAACATGGTAATCTTCAGGAAGCTTTGAATTTGCGTGACAGAATGATTGAAATGGGTATGGAGCTTGATCTTCATGCATATACGTCCTTGATCTGGGGGTTTTCTGAGTGTGGTCAAGTGCAACAAGCAAAAGTGTGGCTTGATGAAATGGCTGAAAAGGGTATCTTTCCTGATGAGATATTGTGTGTTTGTCTACTAAGAAAATACCATGACCTAGGGAATGTAGTTGAAGCTGCTGAATTGCAAAATGAGTTGGTGAAAAGGGGTTTAATTAAGGGGACGAGCAATTATACAGTTCCTGATGCTAAAACTTGA